A portion of the Sebastes fasciatus isolate fSebFas1 chromosome 2, fSebFas1.pri, whole genome shotgun sequence genome contains these proteins:
- the LOC141781149 gene encoding uncharacterized protein LOC141781149, producing MAAVGAEVVTSGVVSFLFLLLLLILLSILLTALCSECSRRSFELGDSEADKHPSALIRVVKLEEAAVERENPTINEIQNDEKEFNPGDGDMTSSIPPWRSHLETPQSLREVPTNGSAAVMKTGSEPAGEGNPEEDNSFPSWRSHLNPGVNGSAPPDHTYDTIGGGSSPATNQEPGEEHSARSAAAGAGGDSVYARVSKKVRPATPPPHHTPEEEDEDELSSPPLPHRTPQPEA from the exons ATGGCGGCAGTCGGAGCCGAGGTCGTGACATCAGGAGTCGtcagcttcctcttcctcctcctcctcctcatcctcctctccatcctcctcacaGCTCTCTGCAGCGAGTGCAGCAG ACGTTCGTTCGAGCTAGGAGACTCGGAGGCGGACAAACATCCTTCAGCTCTCATCAGAGTG GTGAAGCTGGAAGAAGCCGcggtggagagagagaaccCGACGATCAACGAGATCCAAAACGATGAGAAAG agtttaATCCCGGTGACGGGGACATGACGTCCTCCATCCCTCCGTGGAGGAGCCACCTGGAGACGCCTCAGAGCCTCCGAG agGTCCCGACCAATGGCAGCGCAGCAGTGAtgaagacaggaagtgaaccaGCTGGAG AGGGGAACCCTGAAGAGGACAACTCGTTCCCTTCATGGAGGAGCCACCTGAACCCAG GTGTGAACGGCTCCGCCCCTCCAGACCACACCTACGACACCATCGGGGGAGGGTCATCACCAGCGACCAATCAGGAGCCAGGAGAGGAGCACAGCGCTCGCTCTGCAGCGGCGGGGGCGGGGGGGGATTCAGTGTATGCACGAGTCAGCAAGAAGGTGAGACCGGCCACGCCCCCTCCACATCATACACCtgaggaag